The Fusarium oxysporum Fo47 chromosome II, complete sequence genome includes a region encoding these proteins:
- a CDS encoding Alpha/Beta hydrolase protein, with the protein MFFTDFKPFTVEVQSDPPVTIFGKKSDRQGSEAFPPLLLLHGFPQSHYCWHNVVPSLMHKYNIVLMDLRGYGESSKPELVSQYAKSLMARDCAIVMSTLGFETFFVCAHDRGARVAHKLCVDYPERVRKAILLDIAPTLDMYSSPTFDMAKTYFHWFFLIQKTPFPEELIASNARRTAEMFLAGGDKDQLERFDQGCFAYYVDRLGDKACIHAMCQDYRASASVDLEEARQDERLGIKIQCPLLVLWSKHGLIASQYEPLNLWKALAKVQESVTGWAVDSGHFIPEHIPLQVASAIETFLT; encoded by the coding sequence ATGTTTTTCACCGACTTTAAACCCTTCACCGTCGAGGTGCAGTCTGATCCTCCTGTTACAATCTTTGGCAAGAAGAGTGACAGACAGGGATCTGAAGCATTTCCCCCGCTACTTCTACTACATGGCTTCCCCCAAAGTCACTATTGTTGGCACAATGTGGTCCCATCGCTCATGCACAAGTATAACATTGTGCTGATGGACCTTCGGGGATACGGTGAATCCTCCAAGCCGGAACTAGTCTCGCAGTATGCAAAGAGTTTAATGGCTCGCGACTGCGCCATTGTTATGTCGACCCTCGGCTTTGAGACATTCTTTGTCTGCGCCCATGACCGCGGTGCAAGAGTGGCTCATAAGCTCTGCGTCGACTATCCTGAACGCGTGAGAAAGGCTATTCTGCTTGACATTGCCCCAACTTTGGATATGTATTCCTCTCCGACATTTGACATGGCAAAGACTTATTTTCATTGGTTCTTCCTTATCCAGAAAACACCGTTTCCTGAAGAATTAATCGCCTCGAATGCTCGCAGGACGGCAGAAATGTTTCTCGCTGGAGGAGACAAAGATCAACTTGAACGCTTTGACCAAGGGTGTTTCGCCTACTATGTTGACCGTCTGGGTGATAAAGCTTGTATACACGCCATGTGCCAGGACTATCGAGCCAGCGCCTCTGTAGACTTGGAGGAGGCACGCCAGGACGAACGTCTAGGAATCAAGATTCAGTGTCCATTGCTCGTTCTCTGGAGCAAACATGGTCTGATAGCATCGCAATATGAGCCCTTGAATCTGTGGAAGGCATTAGCCAAGGTCCAGGAAAGCGTCACAGGGTGGGCGGTCGACTCGGGCCATTTCATCCCGGAACACATACCTCTACAGGTGGCCTCGGCTATAGAGACGTTTCTCACTTGA
- a CDS encoding Nitroreductase-like protein, which yields MDSKESSPTIGGDLCLNAASHRRSIYGIIATSSVSDARVQEIIRKVQSFAPSAFNSQPIRYTLVTGDKHNQMWDAIIKAAELILKAAGERIWTAMQKSLQGHQAAYGSVVFWESGEAQKGGAEKNKSATPQFLQYGEHASGMARLLVWTALELEGLGVNLQHMQSMAPVEAFMKKFCQVPVDYSLKAHLNYGEQVLNSSNISRDMA from the exons ATGGATTCCAAAGAGTCTTCTCCCACAATCGGTGGCGACTTGTGTCTCAACGCCGCGAGCCACAGACGTAGCATCTATGGTATTATCGCAACTTCCTCTGTCTCTGATGCCCGCGTTCAAGAAATCATCAGAAAGGTCCAATCCTTCGCACCCTCTGCGTTCAACAGTCAGCCCATTCGTTACACTCTAGTCACTGGAGATAAACATAACCAAATGTGGGATGCCATTATCAAAGCTGCCGAGCTTATTCTAAAAGCTGCTGGCGAACGTATCTGGACAGCAATGCAAAAGTCTCTCCAGGGCCACCAAGCTGCGTATGGATCG GTTGTTTTCTGGGAGAGCGGTGAAGCGCAGAAGGGGGGAGCTGAGAAAAACAAATCGGCGACTCCCCAGTTTCTTCAGTATGGGGAACATGCATCGGGTATGGCACGACTCTTGGTATGGACAGCCTTGGAGCTGGAAGGGCTCGGGGTCAACTTACAGCATATGCAATCCATGGCGCCTGTTGAAGCATTTATGAAGAAATTTTGCCAAGTCCCCGTGGATTACAGCTTGAAGGCTCATCTCAACTATGGTGAGCAAGTACTGAATTCTAGCAATATATCACGTGACATGGCTTGA
- a CDS encoding heterokaryon incompatibility protein-domain-containing protein: MTRNLVTALLIKEEEEEEEEEEEEEEEEEEEGCPHIMPTVIGRLTKQVLYGALFLYFGNKPNSLTVQQPTKAYVSDTARPGNAVSSPKGPTLYANLNISGRQFRLLTILSTKPEISCRLEVAEFGDELSFNALSYVWGDPTVTETILVNEHRIQVTKNLISALRYAPYHLSRSKNATSLKLWVDAICINQMDRTEKGHQVSMMKDIYSQSSIVLCWLGSPTDRIHTAMDAVQAVAHQRHIRCADVMYHENQHELLDSFEQLQSHLKSLHFPWLLEVKEVVGESPTGPAQPLFDVAY; the protein is encoded by the exons ATGACGCGAAATCTCGTGACTGCGCTGCTTAttaaggaggaggaggaggaggaggaggaggaggaggaggaggaggaggaggaggaggaggaggg GTGCCCACATATTATGCCCACCGTTATTGGAAGATTGACTAAGCAAGTACTCTATGGCGCTTTGTTCCTCTACTTTGGAAATAAGCCTAACAGCCTAACAGTCCAGCAGCCTACCA AAGCATACGTATCCGACACCGCCCGACCAGGCAACGCTGTCTCATCGCCCAAGGGGCCAACCCTATATGCCAATCTGAACATATCGGGCAGGCAGTTCAGGCTTTTGACGATCCTGTCCACCAAGCCAGAAATCTCTTGCCGACTGGAGGTCGCTGAATTTGGGGACGAATTGTCATTCAACGCACTATCCTACGTCTGGGGAGATCCCACTGTCACCGAGACCATTCTGGTCAACGAACATAGAATCCAGGTGACGAAAAACCTGATATCGGCTTTGAGATATGCTCCCTATCATCTGAGTAGATCAAAAAACGCAACTAGCTTGAAACTATGGGTCGATGCCATTTGCATCAACCAAATGGACAGAACCGAGAAAGGTCACCAAGTttccatgatgaaggatATCTACTCGCAAAGCAGTATTGTTTTGTGCTGGCTTGGATCACCAACTGATCGAATACACACTGCGATGGATGCCGTTCAGGCTGTGGCGCATCAGCGACATATCCGTTGCGCGGATGTTATGTACCACGAAAATCAacatgaacttcttgacaGTTTCGAACAATTGCAGAGCCATTTGAAAAGTCTTCAC TTTCCGTGGCTTCTTGAAGTTAAAGAAGTTGTAGGGGAATCTCCTACAGGCCCGGCGCAGCCACTTTTTGACGTAGCGTAC
- a CDS encoding Alpha/Beta hydrolase protein: protein MTAPEGKYYVHDKLGIKQPHHESFARLWETRWEPLADSMTYPFLYTDKRDFEPIAQEMIRLNFKEPYEWQSFASMFEPHASNLYDTAAAAEQAGELEKASEYYLRAANVWFISRYPHILTDIQRNAWERSKVSTLKGLQLRGIPMEEILVPHKHGLESEGKHVPIWISLPSDASKENPVPIVFGIGGLDSWRPEMACFAAAYHQCGIGMLLVEIPGTGDSPALVDDPKSPDRQWSSVLDWVDENEAIDSKKVVGWGISTGGYYAIRAAYTHHDRFLGMVSHGGACHHVFDPEWLDGIEYREFAHR from the exons ATGACGGCACCAGAAGGCAAATACTACGTCCATGACAAGCTGGGTATCAAGCAGCCCCACCACGAGTCCTTTGCACGCTTGTGGGAGACTCGTTGGGAACCTTTG GCGGATAGCATGACGTACCCGTTTCTTTACACAGATAAGAGAGATTTTGAGCCTATTGCCCAAGAGATGATTAGG CTCAACTTCAAAGAACCTTACGAATGGCAATCTTTCGCTTCGATGTTTGAACCCCACGCTAGTAATCTCTATGATACAGCTGCGGCTGCAGAACAGGCAGGGGAGCTGGAAAAGGCGTCAGAATATTACCTTCGCGCCGCAAACGTCTGGTTCATTTCTCGATATCCACACATACTCACCGATATCCAACGTAATGCCTGGGAGAGATCAAAGGTTTCAACTCTCAAGGGCCTACAACTGCGAGGCATACCGATGGAAGAGATACTTGTGCCCCATAAGCACGGCCTTGAAAGCGAGGGAAAACATGTTCCAATCTGGATTTCTCTGCCCAGCGATGCTTCTAAGGAAAACCCGGTACCTATCGTCTTTGGAATTGGAGGTTTGGACTCTTGGCGGCCAGAAATGGCTTGTTTTGCTGCTGCATATCACCAATGCGGGATCGGGATGTTACTGGTAGAGATTCCTGGTACCGGAGACTCTCCTGCTCTTGTCGACGATCCTAAGAGCCCTGATCGTCAGTGGTCAAGTGTCCTGGACTGGGTCGACGAGAACGAGGCCATCGATAGTAAGAAGGTGGTAGGATGGGGCATCTCGACCGGAGGTTACTACGCCATTCGAGCCGCATATACACACCACGACAGATTCCTTGGTATGGTCTCTCATGGTGGTGCTTGCCATCACGTCTTTGACCCGGAATGGCTTGACGGAATCGAATATAGGGAATTTGCTCACAGGTGA
- a CDS encoding general substrate transporter, with the protein MLFGYDTGVISGVLVVLGDDLDGRLLTPSNKELITALCAAGAFIGAIIAGITADKYGRKPAIWFASVLFTIGAVVQAASYSLVQMCVGRVLVGLGVGSASMIIPLYIAEIAPAKYRGRMISIDMVFLATGSLLAYAFDAAFYKVPHGWRYMVGLGGLPSILLGVLLFWCPESPRQLCFHNRSDECLRVLQRMYPTANETQIAQMMADIQYGVTQAKALNEEISVRQSLKSLVTVPANRRAAIVACGLMATQQLCGFNTMMYYSSTLFQIVGFDNPIAVGTIVTATNWIFTFASIFLIDRVGRRRLLLWTMWGMPVFLLLAAGVFTKIPIDRQTLELTDDKVGWPAIVVLVSMILFVASYAAGLGCVPWQANEFLPMEVRAMGTMMINMCNWGPNIIVSSTFLSMMRGISPSGTFGFYAALSFIGFVFVFFCYPEAAGMTLEEIRVVFEHGFGVRYAEEWRKQRKLGNVTHGANETAKEVV; encoded by the exons ATGCTGTTTGGCTATGACACTGGTGTCATCTCTGGTGTTCTCGTGGTTCTTGGAGATGACCTTGACGGTCGTCTCCTAACCCCTAGCAACAAAGAGCTCATCACTGCTCTTTGCGCTGCTGGTGCGTTTATCGGAGCCATCATCGCGGGAATCACGGCCGACAAGTACGGACGAAAGCCTGCTATCTGGTTTGCCTCAGTGCTCTTCACTATCGGTGCTGTTGTGCAGGCTGCTTCATACTCGCTGGTCCAAATGTGTGTTGGCCGAGTtcttgttggtcttggtgtcgGTTCAGCCTCGATG ATTATCCCACTTTACATTGCAGAAATTGCACCAGCCAAGTACCGCGGCCGTATGATCTCGATCGACATGGTTTTCCTAGCGACCGGTTCCCTTCTCGCCTATGCTTTCGACGCGGCCTTCTACAAGGTTCCTCATGGCTGGCGATACATGGTTGGACTGGGAGGACTCCCATCCATCCTCCTTGGAGTTCTTCTATTCTGGTGTCCCGAGTCACCTCGCCAGTTGTGCTTCCATAATCGATCGGACGAATGCCTTCGAGTCTTGCAACGGATGTACCCAACAGCCAACGAGACCCAAATCGCTCAGATGATGGCCGACATACAATACGGTGTCACACAGGCAAAGGCTCTCAACGAAGAGATTTCAGTTCGCCAATCTCTGAAGAGCCTTGTGACTGTTCCTGCCAATCGCAGAGCCGCCATTGTCGCGTGTGGTCTGATGGCTACGCAGCAACTCTGTggcttcaacaccatgatGTACTACTCAAGCACTCTCTTTCAGATCGTTGGATTCGACAACCCCATCGCCGTCGGGACTATTGTAACTGCCACTAACTGGATCTTTACTTTTGCTTCCATCTTCCTTATTGACAGAGTTGGTCGTCGCAGACTCTTGCTATGGACCATGTGGGGAATGCCCGTCTTTCTCCTCCTGGCAGCTGGTGTATTCACCAAGATCCCAATCGATCGACAGACTCTGGAACTCACAGATGATAAGGTTGGATGGCCTGCCATCGTCGTTCTTGTCTCCATGATTCTCTTCGTCGCCAGCTACGCCGCTGGTCTTGGCTGTGTGCCCTGGCAAGCCAATGAATTCCTCCCCATGGAAGTCCGTGCGATGGGTACCATGATGATCAACATGTGCAACTGGGGTCCTAATATCATCGTCTCATCTACTTTCTTGTCAATGATGCGTGGAATATCCCCCTCTGGCACCTTTGGCTTTTACGCTGCGTTGTCTTTCATTGgttttgtctttgtcttcttctgctaCCCGGAAGCTGCAGGAATGACCTTGGAGGAGATCCGCGTCGTCTTTGAGCATGGATTCGGAGTTCGTTACGCTGAGGAATGGCGTAAGCAGAGGAAGTTGGGTAACGTCACTCACGGGGCAAATGAAACCGCTAAAGAGGTTGTTTGA